The following are encoded in a window of Magnolia sinica isolate HGM2019 chromosome 11, MsV1, whole genome shotgun sequence genomic DNA:
- the LOC131219224 gene encoding EID1-like F-box protein 2, which produces MLVKQYRCVHSSTCSCTKGHLSEDVIFLIFQQLNWNPRLIATLSCVCKWFDDIAKRILWKEFCRTRAPKMMLDLQSSGSHSVDGNWKALGKLLIYCSGCSKGGLFNNVQIPSHFVYRTRFSRTSGKSFLIPQCRTDVLYVSDPCEHLDQGEEGDLGFFRGVFKSFSVSRVRKMLIDQEAKLHPTEVCPYCKAKLWSMLQAKMIPRSACNRLGSYEDCIEYYVCLNGHMLGICTLLPLSDSEEASELE; this is translated from the coding sequence ATGCTGGTGAAACAGTACCGTTGTGTACACTCATCAACATGCTCATGCACAAAAGGTCATCTCAGTGAGGAtgtaattttcctcatttttcaACAACTGAATTGGAACCCAAGGTTGATTGCTACTCTTTCTTGTGTTTGCAAATGGTTTGATGACATTGCTAAGCGCATACTATGGAAAGAGTTCTGCCGGACCAGGGCCCCAAAGATGATGCTTGATCTGCAGTCCAGTGGAAGCCACAGCGTGGATGGGAACTGGAAGGCACTCGGGAAGCTGCTCATTTACTGCTCTGGGTGCAGCAAGGGAGGCCTTTTTAACAATGTTCAAATTCCCAGCCATTTTGTTTATAGGACGCGGTTTTCAAGGACGTCAGGGAAGAGTTTTCTTATACCTCAATGCAGGACAGATGTGTTGTATGTTTCGGACCCTTGTGAGCATCTCGATCAGGGGGAGGAGGGCGACCTAGGATTTTTCCGTGGGGTTTTTAAGTCGTTCTCAGTTTCAAGGGTTCGTAAGATGCTGATTGACCAGGAGGCAAAGCTCCACCCCACGGAGGTCTGCCCGTATTGCAAGGCGAAGCTGTGGAGCATGCTCCAGGCAAAGATGATACCGAGGAGTGCCTGCAACAGATTGGGTTCCTACGAGGATTGCATTGAGTACTATGTGTGTCTGAATGGACATATGCTCGGGATCTGCACTCTCTTGCCCCTGTCTGATTCAGAGGAGGCATCTGAGTTGGAGTGA